AGCCAAAGTTTGGATTTTGATAATTTAGATGTTATTGAATCTTTCAATGGTTTTATTGATTTGAGCGAGATTTTACGCTCTGAAGTGGAGTCTATTAGATTAGACTACCATTATGCAGATTGAAATGAAGGAGAATTTATGGCAGTACCTGATAGAAGAGTGAGTAAGACAAGAGCGGCAAAAAGGCGCACGCATTATAGCGTTAAGCTGGCTAAGCCCATAAAAGCTAAAGATGGCACTTGGAAACTTCCCCACCATATTAACAAATTTACTAAAGAATACTAGTATAAAAGCTATCTTTAATGATAGAAAGTATTTTAAAGGATTGCAACGGATTGCAACAAGCCTTTTAAGGACGCATGATGAAAATTGTAATAGACTTAATGGGAGCTGACCATGGGGTTTTACCCGTTATTGAGGGAGTCTCAAGGGCTTTAGAGAATAAGAGTTTTAGTGCGGTTTTAGTGGGGGATAAAGACAAAGCAACCCCTTTTATTTCTAAAGAGTTAGCTAGCAAAGTGGAAATGATCCACACGCAAGATTATATTAAAATGGAAGAAGCCGCCACTGAGGCGATTAAGCGTAAGGAATCTTCCATTTACTTGGGCATGGATATTCTAAAAAATGGGGCTGACGCTTTGATTTCAGCGGGGCATAGCGGAGCGACTATGGGTTTAGCAACCTTGCGTTTAGGGCGTATCAAGGGGGTTGAAAGGCCTGCCATTTGCACTTTAATGCCTAGCGTTGGCAAACGCCCTAGCGTGCTATTAGACGCAGGAGCGAACACCGATTGCAAGCCTGAATATTTGATTGATTTTGCTCTTATGGGGTATGAATACGCTAAAAGCGTGCTGCATTATGATAGCCCTAAGGTGGGTCTTTTGAGTAATGGCGAAGAAGATATTAAAGGGAACATGCTCGTTAAAGAAACGCATAAAATGCTGAAAACTTATGACTTCTTTTATGGCAATGTGGAGGGGAGCGATATTTTCAAAGGGGTTGTGGATGTGGTGGTTTGCGATGGCTTTATGGGGAATGTGGTCTTAAAGACAACAGAAGGGGTCGCTAGCGCGATAGGCTCTATTTTTAAAGATGAAATTAAAAGCTCTTTTAAATCTAAAATGGGGGCTTTGATGCTTAAGAATGCGTTTGGTATTTTAAAACAAAAAACCGATTACGCTGAATATGGTGGAGCACCGCTTTTAGGCGTGAATAAAAGCGTGATCATTAGCCATGGCAAGAGCAACGCTAGAGCGGTTGAATGCGCGATTTATCAAGCTATTAGCGCTGTTGAAAGTCAGGTTTGTTTGAGGATTACTCAAGCGTTTGAGAGCTTGAAGCCTAGCGTTTCTGTGCCTCAAAGCGATCAGCAAGACGCTTAAAGATGACTATTTTAAGGGGATTGAATGGAATTTTACGCCTCTCTTAAATCCATTGCGATGCATGTTCCAAGCGAGCGTGTGAAAAATGCAGAGTTTCAGCAATTTTTGGATACCAGCGATGAATGGATAGAAAAAAGGACTGGTATCAAAGAGCGCCGTTTCGCTAACGATGAAGAAAAAAGCAGCGATTTAGGGGTAATAGCGGCTAAACAGGCCATAGAGAGAGCGCATTTAACCCCAAAAGACATTGATTTGGTGGTTGTGGCGACTTTAAGCCCTGATTTTTTGGCCATGCCTTCAACCGCTTGCGTGTTGAGCGCGAAATTAGGCATTGAAAACAAGCCGGCGTTTGATATTTCAGCCGCTTGCACGGGTTTTATTTATTTATTATCGGTGGCTAAGGCTTATGTTGAGAGCGGGATGTGCGAAAATGTGCTGATTGTGGGGGCAGAAAAAACGAGCAGCGTGCTAGATTTTAAGGATAGGGGGACTTGTATTTTATTTGGCGATGGGGCTGGGGCGTGCGTGATAGGCAGAACCAAGCGTTTAAAAGAAAGCATTTTAGACGTGCAGATTTCAGCGAACGGGAATTTTTCTAATTATCTTTATACGCCAAGGACTCTAAAACCCACGCCCTTTAACGCTAAAGAAGAAGCTTTAGAGCCTTTTTTGTGCATGAAGGGCAATGAAGTGTTTAAACTGGCGGTAAAAACGCTTTTAAAAGATGTGGAAATGATTTTAGAAAAAAACGCTCTCAAACCTGAAGATGTGCGTCTGTTTATCCCGCATCAAGCTAATTTTAGGATCATTCAAGCGGTGCGAGAGCATTTGGATTTTAAAGATGAGCAAGTGGTTTTAACCGTGCATAAATACGGCAACACTTCAGCAGCCAGTATCCCTATGGCCATGTGCGAAGCTTATGAAGAGGGGCGTTTGAAAAAGGGCGATTTAATGCTTTTAGACGCTTTTGGTGGGGGATTGACTTGGGGTTCAGCGTTGGTGTATTTTGGAGGAAGTTAGGAAGATATTGAAGGAGTATTGATGAAAAAGGTGATTTTTTTATTTTTAGTGGTGTTGGGGGGTTAAAGTCGCAAAGCAGTTATTGTAGCGATCATTGCGAAGGCACTCCAGAGAGTCGTATCCCTCCTATGGGGTTTCATTTCAGTTTTGTGCATTCAGTGAAATATTACTTGCAAGACCCACAAGAGCGCGATCACAAGCTTAAAAAATGCCATCAAGCCTTTGATTCGACGCTTAAGGTTAATTTTATTACGAAGTCTTTTAAAAAGGATTGCAAGCATGCGCAAATGGCTTTAGAGCAAGCTCAAAAAGAAACTCCATGAAGGGGTTTCTTTAGGAATGTTATTTCCTATAGCAGAAATTATTTTTAAAGTAAAAGACAAATAATGTTTAGAGGTATTGTAGTTATTCTAATATCTAAATCATTATTGTATTAGTATTAACAGCTATTAGAGCTACCATAATGGCATTTAGAGGCGATACTGATGACGATGAAGTTGAGAGTGATGGTTTTTTAGTAGAATATAATTCGTTGAATATCTCGGCTCTATTCTAGTTACTATAATGATATTTTTTCCTTATATAATTGGACCAGTTATCGCTTTAATATTTATCTTATCTGAGCTAGGTTATATAACTTTCTTTAATTTTATAAGATAAATAACTGACTATTATAATAGTCGGTTATACTTATCCTTTTGTTATTTTTTATATTTTTTTTGAACACAATTCTTCCAATGACTAGTAGCGTCTCAACCAAAAACTCAACCAACAACCAATTGAGAACCTAATATAGAAATTAATATTCTTTAGTCTGTTTTTTTAAAAAAGGGGGCTTTGGCTGCTTTATTTTATGGCAAACTTTTAAAGGGATAGGGGATATTTTGCGCTTTAATATCCCTTTAACCCCCCAACTAAATCCCCCCTAACCCCATAATACCGCATTACAAGAAATTACCGTTTGCTAAACAAACTTTTTGATATTAAAAAAGTTTTTAGCGTTTTTAAATTTTATCACCAACACCCCATTAGAACAAAAACCAAATTTTTATTTGGAAAATTTGTGGTAATACTCGCCCTTGTCCGTGA
This is a stretch of genomic DNA from Helicobacter pylori. It encodes these proteins:
- the rpmF gene encoding 50S ribosomal protein L32 yields the protein MAVPDRRVSKTRAAKRRTHYSVKLAKPIKAKDGTWKLPHHINKFTKEY
- the plsX gene encoding phosphate acyltransferase PlsX, which gives rise to MMKIVIDLMGADHGVLPVIEGVSRALENKSFSAVLVGDKDKATPFISKELASKVEMIHTQDYIKMEEAATEAIKRKESSIYLGMDILKNGADALISAGHSGATMGLATLRLGRIKGVERPAICTLMPSVGKRPSVLLDAGANTDCKPEYLIDFALMGYEYAKSVLHYDSPKVGLLSNGEEDIKGNMLVKETHKMLKTYDFFYGNVEGSDIFKGVVDVVVCDGFMGNVVLKTTEGVASAIGSIFKDEIKSSFKSKMGALMLKNAFGILKQKTDYAEYGGAPLLGVNKSVIISHGKSNARAVECAIYQAISAVESQVCLRITQAFESLKPSVSVPQSDQQDA
- a CDS encoding ketoacyl-ACP synthase III — translated: MEFYASLKSIAMHVPSERVKNAEFQQFLDTSDEWIEKRTGIKERRFANDEEKSSDLGVIAAKQAIERAHLTPKDIDLVVVATLSPDFLAMPSTACVLSAKLGIENKPAFDISAACTGFIYLLSVAKAYVESGMCENVLIVGAEKTSSVLDFKDRGTCILFGDGAGACVIGRTKRLKESILDVQISANGNFSNYLYTPRTLKPTPFNAKEEALEPFLCMKGNEVFKLAVKTLLKDVEMILEKNALKPEDVRLFIPHQANFRIIQAVREHLDFKDEQVVLTVHKYGNTSAASIPMAMCEAYEEGRLKKGDLMLLDAFGGGLTWGSALVYFGGS